A genomic stretch from Bos javanicus breed banteng chromosome 3, ARS-OSU_banteng_1.0, whole genome shotgun sequence includes:
- the LOC133245236 gene encoding olfactory receptor 6B2-like, which produces MRGKNVTQVSAFILVGFPTAPRLQYLLFLLFLLTYLFMLVENLAIILTVWGSPSLHRPMYYFLGSMSFLEMWYESDIIPKMLDGFLLQRRRISFVGCMTQLYFFSSLVCTECVLLASMAYDRYVAICHPLRYQAIMTTGLCVQLVAFSFMSGFTISVIKVYFISSAMFCGSNVLNHFFCDISPILKLACTDYSTAELVDFILAFLILVFPLVATVLSYGHITLAVLHIPSASGRWRAFSTCASHLTVVTFFYTAMIFMYVRPQAIDSWSSNKLISAVYTVLTPIINPLIYCLRNKEFKGALKRLWS; this is translated from the coding sequence CCCCACGGCCCCCCGGCTGCAGTAcctgctcttcctcctcttcctgctcaCCTACCTCTTCATGCTGGTGGAGAACCTGGCCATCATCCTCACCGTCTGGGGCAGCCCCTCCCTCCACAGGCCCATGTACTACTTTCTGGGCTCCATGTCTTTCTTGGAGATGTGGTACGAGTCTGACATCATCCCCAAGATGCTGGACGGCTTCCTCCTGCAGAGGAGGCGCATCTCCTTTGTGGGCTGCATGACCCAGCTCTACTTCTTCAGCTCCCTGGTGTGCACCGAATGTGTGCTCCTGGCCTCCATGGCCTACgaccgctacgtggccatctgccaccccctgCGCTACCAAGCCATCATGACCACAGGGCTGTGTGTCCAGTTGGTGGCCTTCTCCTTCATGAGTGGCTTCACCATCTCCGTGATCAAGGTCTATTTTATCTCCAGCGCCATGTTCTGTGGTTCCAACGTCCTgaaccacttcttctgtgacatcTCCCCCATCCTCAAACTGGCCTGCACGGACTACTCAACCGCAGAGCTGGTTGACTTCATCCTGGCCTTCCTCATCCTGGTGTTCCCGCTCGTGGCAACTGTGCTGTCCTACGGGCACATCACCCTGGCCGTCCTGCACATCCCCTCGGCCTCGGGCCGCTGGAGAGCCTTCTCCACTTGCGCTTCTCACCTCACTGTGGTCACCTTCTTCTACACAGCCATGATCTTCATGTACGTCCGGCCCCAGGCCATTGATTCCTGGAGCTCCAACAAGCTCATCTCTGCTGTTTACACTGTCCTCACCCCAATCATCAACCCCTTGATCTACTGTCTGAGGAACAAAGAGTTCAAGGGTGCCTTGAAAAGGCTCTGGTCTTAG